The genomic segment CCACCGCCTTGGTGTTATATGCTCCAATCTGGGGGACTTGATAGATGAATACAAGCCGGAGGTATCCTCCGTTGAGGATTTCTTCCACTCGGTAAACCCTAAAAGCGCCATGCTCCTCGGCCAGACCAGGGGAGCTATAATAGCCACTCTCCTCTCAAGGGAGCTTCCCGTATACGAATACACAGCCCTGCAGGTAAAAAAGTCCGTTGTGGGGTATGGAAAGGCGGAGAAGAGCCAGGTTAAGAAGATGGTGGAGGTGCTTCTGGGTATAAATATGGGCAAGGTTCCTCTCGATGCCACCGATGCACTCGCCTGCGGAATCTGCCTTGCACTGAACATTACAGGGAGGCGGTTTTGATATACATGGTAAAGGGGAAGCTCATAGAAAAGACCCCCGAAAGCGCTGTTATAGACACCGGCGGTGTCGCCTATGAGGTGGGTGTATCTATGCAGACCTTCGCCGCTCTCCCGGAGAAAGGTGAGGATACAGCCCTGTTCACCATCCTCAACGTCCGCGAGGACAACATGTCCCTCTTCGGCTTCCTGAACATGGAAGAGAAGAAGCTCTTTCAGCAGCTCACATCCATATCAAAGGTTGGCCCGAAGCTCGCCATGAGCGTTCTTTCCGGACTCGATACCGAGCGTTTCCGTCAGGCTGTGGTAAACGGTGATGCCGCCAGAATAAGCTCCATACCAGGCATAGGAACCAAGACCGCCGAGCGGATTATCCTCGAGCTTAAGGATAAGTTCCACAAGGTTTTCACCGATTCACCCGAAGCGGAGGCATCGGGGAGCGAGGATATCGCCAGCGCCCTTGTTAACCTCGGCTACAGCCGAAAGGATGCGGATAAGATGCTCCGTTCCTTCTACGACCCCGCCCTCCCCTTTGAGGAGAACCTTAAAAAGATACTCAAAGAGCTTTCAGGCTGATTCTACCGTTGCTTTCAGGGGATTATTAAAGTAATTATACCCCATGGCAGGATACATAGAGTTCTACGGTTTCACCGAAGCACCCTTTAAGATAACACCCGATGTGGATTTCTTTTACTCCTCCCCCTCCCACAGGGATGCGCTCCTCTCCCTTGAGTATATGATCGAGTCCGACGAAGGCTTTATGGTGATAACCGGTGAGCCGGGGATGGGCAAAACCATCACCATCCGTAAGTTCATAAACGAACTTGACGAGAAGACCGAATACGCCTATATCCTCTTCCCCAGCCTCAAACCGGAGGAGATGTTCAGGGCTGTGCTGGAGGACTTCGGCATAGACTGCGGCGGGCACGCCTCCAAAAACAAGCTTTTCGGCGACCTGCGTGATTTTCTCATCGAGAAGAAGCAGGCTGGAAAGAAGGTGCTTCTCATCATAGACGAGGCGCAGAACCTGCCTGTACAGACCCTTGAAGAGCTCCGCATCATATCAAACCTCGAAACAGAGAAGAGTAAGCTCATCCAGATTATCCTCACAGGCCAGCCCGAACTTGACACAAAGCTAGCCTCCAGAGAACTGCGTCAGCTTAAGCAGAGGATAACCGTTTCCACCCGCCTCGGCTTCTTCGATCCGAAGGAGACGGGGAGCTACATTCGCTTCCGTCTTGCAAAGGCTGGAGGGGGCGGAATCACCATTGAGGATGGTGCTGTAAAGGCTGTCCATGTGGCATCCGGCGGAAACCCGAGGCTTATCAACATCATCATGGAACGTGCTGTTATGGCCGCCTTTATAAATAACGAGCGTGTCATCAAGAAATCCCATGCCCTCAAGGGGGCCGAAAGTGCCGAGCTGCACAAAACATCCCCCCTCCGCTTTCTCCTGCCCTCAGCCGCCGGGATACTGGGCATTGCAGCCGGAATCCTGTTCTTTATCTACAGCACAGGGGAGAAAGGAGTACCTGCCAGTGCTCAAGCGACTGCTGTAAAACAGGTTCAAACAACCGAAACCATCGACACCCCTCCAGAGGAGGCAGCGGTAGCAATAGAAGAAGAGCCCGCAACGATGGGTTTAGTGGAGGCTTCGAATCTCAATGTTCGAAAACAACCCGCCCTGAATTCAGACAAGCTCTTATCCATTCCCATGGGAACGGAGGTTGAGATACTCGAAGAGAGGGAGGGGTGGCTAAGTATCCGGTTCGACACGGGCTCACTCAGCGGAAAAGGGTGGGTAAGCGAAAACTACATCGGCAGGCTGAACTAATACTCGAGGGTAATAACTATCCCCCCATTCTCCTTCTCAAGATGGAAGCTCCCTCCGTGCTTCTCCTGTATAACGTTTGCAATCACAATCCCCCAGTAGTCGAAACTCTGGCTGAGCATGTGGTGGTTCCAAGGCTGACACATCGTCTCCAGAATAGGCTCAGGAACATCAACATTCGGCAATGATACCTGTACGATAAATCTCCCCCCCTCGACCCGCATACTCATATTGTAAACAAGGGGGAGCTCATCGGCGAAGAAACGTATCGTATCCTTTATGATGTAGCAGAGACCCAGTTTCAGAAAGTTCTTATTCGCCTGGGCCCGGAATGAGCCGCTATAGCCGTTGGTGAAGTTTATCTCGTAATTGTCTGTGTAGTTATAAAGGAAGGCGGAGAAGGCCTTCTCGAACGTCTTTTCCCTGAGGGATCTTATGAGGTCGGCATAGAACTCGGGGAGGTTAACGTAATCGCTGTGTTTGAGGCTTATCACATTGGTGTAATCATTATAGCCCGTGACTATCTCCTCGATAAGCTTGCATTTATCATCAACAATACGCCACCGATGCTTGAGACTGTCCGTCTCGGAGGTCTCCCTGCGGATCTTGTTGATAAAGCCGCCGGCAACGGTAAGGGCGTTAAGGATATTATGGGAAAGGTGCCTTGAAAAGCCAGCCACGATAGCCTTTTCCTCAAGCTGTTTCATCTGCCGCTCAAGCTCCACACGCTTGCTGATATCCTGGAAGATGATCTCGTAATGAAGCTCATCCCCCTGAATCTCGGTGATGTACCCCTGAATGTCGAAATACTCTCCATTCCGGTTCATCAGCTTTGTGGTCATCTCCGCCGCCCTTGCTCCATGGATTTCGGAGAGAATCTCCATAAAACGCTCCCTGTCCTCCTTGGTAATAAGCTCCACAAAGTTCATCCCGATGCTCTGCTCACCGTTGAATCCTGTGGTATCCTCGAAGCGGATGTTCGTGAAAACGATTGTACCGTCGGTATTTATCTCGACAATACTCTCCCCGGCGGAGTTGATTATATTCTCGAGCTTATTCTTAAGAAACTGGATCTGGCTGTTCTTGTTCTCGATGAGGTTATAAAGCTCCACAAGACCTTTGTTTGCCTCGGAGAGGAGTGCATTCTGCTCCTGGAGAGAGCTTATCTTGGCAGCCCTGGGTGAAACGGAGTAGCTCTTTGCCAGCATCTGGATCCGCTCAACGATGAACTCCGGCCTGATATCGGGGGATATTGTAACGCATCTATCAGAATCTTCGTTTACCAGTAGTATGTTAAGCTTGCCGCTATGTGTTTTATCAACGGAGTCGGTTATAATAATATCAGCCGTATCTGTTGCGGCTTCGAAGGGAAAGTTGTCCTCAAGAAAAGTGTTTAATCCGGGGTTATCCCCTAGATCCTTATACAGGCGAACTTTCAAGTTCCTGTATGAGTTCATCCCGGATAGCTTCGAGGGTTCTTTCATCGGTGATCTTTTCTCCGTTCATATCTGTTAGGTAGAATGAATCCACCACCCTGTCGACGTCTGTGGAGATCTTCGCTTTTATAAGATTAAGTCCAAGTCTTCTGAATACCCCAAGTATTATATAAAGCAGCCCGAGGCGATCCTGGGTGAAGATATCCAGTATCGTATACTGGTGGGACATTTCATTATCAAAAACAACCTTATCCTTCTTCGAAAAGGAGGGTGAGGTTTTCGGCACAGCATAGGAACTTTTGCTTTTCAGGGTTTCATGGATATCGATGTTACCCGCAACGGCATCCATAACC from the Limisalsivibrio acetivorans genome contains:
- the ruvA gene encoding Holliday junction branch migration protein RuvA; translation: MVKGKLIEKTPESAVIDTGGVAYEVGVSMQTFAALPEKGEDTALFTILNVREDNMSLFGFLNMEEKKLFQQLTSISKVGPKLAMSVLSGLDTERFRQAVVNGDAARISSIPGIGTKTAERIILELKDKFHKVFTDSPEAEASGSEDIASALVNLGYSRKDADKMLRSFYDPALPFEENLKKILKELSG
- a CDS encoding PAS domain S-box protein; protein product: MKEPSKLSGMNSYRNLKVRLYKDLGDNPGLNTFLEDNFPFEAATDTADIIITDSVDKTHSGKLNILLVNEDSDRCVTISPDIRPEFIVERIQMLAKSYSVSPRAAKISSLQEQNALLSEANKGLVELYNLIENKNSQIQFLKNKLENIINSAGESIVEINTDGTIVFTNIRFEDTTGFNGEQSIGMNFVELITKEDRERFMEILSEIHGARAAEMTTKLMNRNGEYFDIQGYITEIQGDELHYEIIFQDISKRVELERQMKQLEEKAIVAGFSRHLSHNILNALTVAGGFINKIRRETSETDSLKHRWRIVDDKCKLIEEIVTGYNDYTNVISLKHSDYVNLPEFYADLIRSLREKTFEKAFSAFLYNYTDNYEINFTNGYSGSFRAQANKNFLKLGLCYIIKDTIRFFADELPLVYNMSMRVEGGRFIVQVSLPNVDVPEPILETMCQPWNHHMLSQSFDYWGIVIANVIQEKHGGSFHLEKENGGIVITLEY
- a CDS encoding AAA family ATPase; this translates as MAGYIEFYGFTEAPFKITPDVDFFYSSPSHRDALLSLEYMIESDEGFMVITGEPGMGKTITIRKFINELDEKTEYAYILFPSLKPEEMFRAVLEDFGIDCGGHASKNKLFGDLRDFLIEKKQAGKKVLLIIDEAQNLPVQTLEELRIISNLETEKSKLIQIILTGQPELDTKLASRELRQLKQRITVSTRLGFFDPKETGSYIRFRLAKAGGGGITIEDGAVKAVHVASGGNPRLINIIMERAVMAAFINNERVIKKSHALKGAESAELHKTSPLRFLLPSAAGILGIAAGILFFIYSTGEKGVPASAQATAVKQVQTTETIDTPPEEAAVAIEEEPATMGLVEASNLNVRKQPALNSDKLLSIPMGTEVEILEEREGWLSIRFDTGSLSGKGWVSENYIGRLN
- the ruvC gene encoding crossover junction endodeoxyribonuclease RuvC encodes the protein MSVVVLGVDPGLNCTGVGFVRAWPGKVEYIHHAVIRTNSKDTLPHRLGVICSNLGDLIDEYKPEVSSVEDFFHSVNPKSAMLLGQTRGAIIATLLSRELPVYEYTALQVKKSVVGYGKAEKSQVKKMVEVLLGINMGKVPLDATDALACGICLALNITGRRF